In a genomic window of Punica granatum isolate Tunisia-2019 chromosome 6, ASM765513v2, whole genome shotgun sequence:
- the LOC116209964 gene encoding probable inactive patatin-like protein 9 yields MELSKVTLEIFTKLEHKWLSHCDSSRKTRVLSIDGGGTTTCIVAAASLIHLEDQIRLRTGDPHANLVDFFDIVTGTGTGGVLAAMLCAADSSGRPLFTARAAVDLIAERNSELFKVGIGGLLRCRRRGRLSGKSMDKVLKEVFTRQDDGRSLTLKDTCRPLLVPCFDLKTSAPFVFSRADASESPSFDFELWKVCRATSATPGRFKPFALSSVDGKTTCTAVDGGLVMNNPTAAAVTHVIHNKRDFPSVNGVEDLLVLSLGNGPPTGPASRSIKLRHDGECSPSSVVDIVLDGVSETVDQMLGNAFCWNRTDYVRIQANGMEEDVLKERGVETLPFGGKRLLSETNGQRIESFAQRLIASSSRSSSLPPSPCKEAAVSPLADGR; encoded by the exons ATGGAGCTCAGCAAGGTCACGCTCGAGATCTTCACGAAGCTCGAGCACAAGTGGCTCTCCCACTGCGACTCTTCCCGCAAGACCCGCGTCCTCAGCATCGACGGCGGCGGTACCACCACCTGCATTGTCGCCGCTGCCTCCCTCATCCACCTCGAGGACCAGATCCGCCTCCGCACCGGCGACCCCCACGCCAATCTCGTCGATTTCTTCGACATCGTCACCGGCACCGGCACCGGCGGCGTCCTCGCGGCCATGCTCTGCGCCGCCGACTCCTCCGGCCGACCCCTCTTCACCGCCAGGGCCGCGGTCGACCTGATCGCCGAGCGCAACTCCGAGCTCTTCAAGGTCGGGATCGGCGGCCTCCTCCGCTGCCGCCGCCGAGGCAGACTCTCCGGCAAGAGCATGGACAAGGTCCTCAAGGAAGTCTTCACCCGGCAGGACGACGGCCGGAGCCTCACTCTCAAGGACACGTGCCGGCCCCTCCTAGTCCCTTGCTTCGACCTCAAGACGTCCGCCCCCTTCGTGTTCTCCCGCGCCGACGCGTCCGAGTCCCCGAGCTTCGACTTCGAGCTCTGGAAGGTCTGCCGCGCCACGTCCGCCACCCCCGGCAGATTCAAGCCGTTCGCCCTGTCCTCCGTCGACGGGAAGACCACCTGCACGGCCGTCGACGGTGGCCTCGTCATGAACAACCCGACCGCCGCGGCCGTCactcacgtgatccacaacaAGCGCGACTTCCCCTCCGTAAACGGCGTGGAGGACCTCCTGGTGCTGTCCCTCGGGAACGGGCCGCCGACGGGACCGGCCAGCAGGAGCATCAAGCTCCGCCACGACGGCGAGTGCTCGCCGTCGTCGGTGGTGGATATCGTGCTTGACGGAGTGTCGGAGACCGTGGACCAGATGTTGGGCAACGCTTTCTGTTGGAACCGCACGGACTATGTTAGGATTCAG GCAAATGGGATGGAGGAAGATGTGTTGAAGGAGAGAGGAGTGGAGACGCTGCCGTTTGGCGGGAAGCGTCTACTGTCGGAGACTAACGGCCAGCGGATCGAGTCGTTTGCGCAGCGGCTGATCGCGTCGTCCTCGAGGAGCAGCAGCCTTCCGCCGAGCCCATGCAAGGAAGCCGCCGTCAGCCCTCTCGCTGACGGTCGTTAG